The Oryctolagus cuniculus chromosome 5, mOryCun1.1, whole genome shotgun sequence genome includes a region encoding these proteins:
- the LOC100343357 gene encoding butyrophilin subfamily 3 member A2, which produces MEHGCRPSLLCSLPSLLLLVQLPTWGSADDFLVMGPSDPIVAMLDGEATLPCSLVPAMNAEHMELRWFRTKFSEAVLIYQNGREQHEEQMPQYAGRTSLVRDLLTQGQAAVRIQNVRASDNGRYSCFFQKGGHYEEATLELKVAGLGSAPQVHIEGPEQDGVRVVCKASSWFPKPQVQWTDLSGKKFLEFSEAHAQDAAGLFSVEATLVVRDSSAGRVGCSVLNPILGQEKAMAVSIPEPFFPQASPWKAAFAGNLTVLGLLLFGAGFFTRREHSAKVQERQKQQELHQAKEEDLRAEEEALKARDELQAELGRRKAAYLAAWRKVQLYADWREEQFQAWSVTLDPGSAHKNLALSPGKTSVTWKDTCVVSDGRCSVLGLEGITWGRYYWEVDIRNGVDSEFALSVCREHVKRTGFYTESPDKGFWVVGCFNNGYNACTTSNPTSLSLRQHPSRVGIFLDYDGRDVSFYNMTDGSHIFSFPRVSFVGKLFPYFMLKSGNVSLSICLVARESEGLPVPPNNSSFEEPVRHHQEVLSSGSGVDGAPPGAESPLLPCTT; this is translated from the exons ATGGAGCACGGCTGCCGCCCCTCTCTGCTCTGCagtctcccctccctgcttctcctcgTCCAGCTGCCCACGTGGGGCTCTGCAG ATGATTTCCTGGTGATGGGCCCCTCGGATCCCATTGTGGCCATGTTGGATGGTGAGGCtaccctgccctgctccctggtCCCAGCCATGAATGCAGAGCACATGGAGCTGCGGTGGTTCCGTACCAAGTTCTCAGAAGCGGTGCTCATCTATCAGAATGGCCGGGAGCAGCACGAGGAGCAGATGCCCCAGTATGCAGGGCGGACTTCGCTGGTGAGGGACCTCCTCACCCAAGGGCAGGCTGCCGTGCGTATCCAGAATGTCCGGGCTTCAGACAATGGGAGGTACTCATGCTTCTTCCAGAAGGGAGGCCACTATGAAGAGGCCACTCTAGAACTCAAGGTGGCAG gcctgggctctgcccctcaAGTGCACATTGAAGGGCCGGAGCAGGACGGGGTCCGCGTGGTGTGCAAGGCGTCAAGCTGGTTCCCGAAGCCCCAGGTGCAGTGGACAGACCTCagcgggaagaagttcctggagttCTCTGAGGCCCATGCCCAGGACGCAGCAGGGCTGTTCAGCGTGGAGGCGACTCTGGTGGTGAGAGACAGCTCTGCAGGGCGTGTGGGCTGCTCTGTCCTCAATCCCATCCTGGGCCAGGAGAAGGCGATGGCCGTGTCCATCCCAG agccCTTCTTCCCGCAGGcctctccctggaaggcagcttttGCTGGGAACCTGacggtgctggggctcctgctcttTGGGGCTGGCTTCTTCACCAGGAGAGAGCACTCCGCAAAGGtgcaggagaggcagaaacagcaggagctgcaccaggcTAAGGAGGAGGACCTGCGGGCAGAGGAGGAGGCACTGAAGGCCAGAG ATGAACTTCAGGCAGAACTTG GTAGGAGGAAGGCAGCTTACCTGGCTG CCTGGAGGAAGGTGCAGCTGTATGCTG aTTGGCGAGAGGAACAGTTCCAGGCCT GGTCTGTCACTCTGGATCCAGGCTCTGCCCATAAGAACCTTGCTCTGTCTCCTGGAAAGACAAGTGTGACCTGGAAGGACACCTGTGTTGTCTCAGATGGCCGCTGCTCTGTGTTGGGCCTTGAGGGCATCACGTGGGGAAGATATTACTGGGAGGTGGATATCAGGAATGGAGTGGACAGCGAGTTTGCTCTGAGCGTCTGTAGGGAGCATGTGAAAAGGACAGGCTTTTATACAGAGTCCCCAGATAAGGGGTTCTGGGTTGTGGGGTGTTTTAATAATGGGTATAATGCCTgtactacttccaatccaacatcTCTATCCCTTAGGCAGCATCCCAGCAGGGTGGGGATTTTCCTGGACTATGATGGAAGGGACGTCTCCTTCTATAACATGACTGATGGCTCCCACATTTTCTCCTTCCCTCGAGTTTCTTTCGTTGGAAAGCTCTTTCCATACTTCATGCTAAAGTCAGGAAATGTGTCCCTGAGCATCTGCTTAGTGGCACGTGAATCTGAGGGGCTCCCTGTGCCTCCTAACAATTCTTCCTTTGAGGAGCCTGTGAGGCACCATCAGGAGGTTCTCAGCTCAGGCTCTGGAGTTGATGGTGCTCCCCCTGGGGCTGAGTCTCCATTGCTTCCTTGCACCACATAG